A single window of Dermacentor albipictus isolate Rhodes 1998 colony chromosome 1, USDA_Dalb.pri_finalv2, whole genome shotgun sequence DNA harbors:
- the LOC139054755 gene encoding uncharacterized protein encodes MYVLQVLHCSRLRLQALHRVFATFIWSSSCEWMRRDNLFLPLERGGLGLVHLFVRQIVSRLFFFRDSDHPFLREMLQLRLVHYVPNIVVSSNVKDVPQAPWGFLKEVVDTFLFLKVRFSLEYVFTASRKAISAALVDSIFPDPLYRAPYLNRPYQDVLKRVRKMSMPPGVKTFFFKLHSETLPVKTWLNSRGCFVPWSTNCRLCPRAETIDHCFIDCRDAVFFWDILQRTLKKDIDMTPYSIRFLPFKVTGGPSYDMFIVLGLYSLWRSRLCDRHAESARTTKSFFRESAAYVRSVYAVQEPPPDWMHLLDACVCLPEF; translated from the coding sequence atgtatgtgctccaagtactgcactgctcaagacttcgccttcaggcactgcatcgcgtatttgcaacattcatttggagttcgagctgtgaatggatgcggcgcgacaatctgtttctcccccttgaacgtggtggtctaggattagtacacctcttcgtcaggcaaattgtttctcgcctgtttttctttcgagacagtgaccatccgttcttgcgtgaaatgttgcaactgcgtttagttcattatgttcctaacatagtagtgtcatcaaatgtcaaagatgtcccacaggctccttggggctttctcaaggaggttgttgacacatttcttttcttgaaagttagattcagcctagagtacgtgttcacagcgagtcgaaaagcaatttctgcggcactggttgactctattttcccagatcctttgtatcgtgcaccttatttaaaccgaccttatcaggatgtacttaaacgcgtccgaaaaatgtctatgcctcctggagtaaaaacatttttctttaaattacattcggaaacactccctgttaaaacttggttgaattcgaggggttgctttgtgccgtggtcaacaaactgtcggctctgtccacgtgccgaaaccatagatcactgttttATAGACTGTAGAGACGCTGTATTTTTTTGGGATATTCTCCAAAGGacgcttaaaaaggacattgacatgactccatactcaattaggtttctaccgtttaaggttacaggtggtccttcctatgacatgttcattgtgcttggtttatatagcctgtggagaagcagactctgtgatcgccatgccgaaagcgcgcgaactacaaaatccttctttcgcgaaagtgctgcgtatgtaagaagtgtgtacgctgtgcaggaacctccgccagactggatgcacttgttggatgcatgtgtgtgtttgcctgagttttaa